The DNA sequence CGGCCTCTCCCTGCGGCATGGGGCGCCCTCGATCACATGACCGTGGTGGTGTCGATCGACGGATTGCAGCCCGATCACGATATTAGGAGGGCCCCCGCCACATACGAGCGAATCCTGAAGAACATTGCCGGGCAGCAGGTCACGATTCACAGTACTGTCACCGGTCAGATGATGAAGCGTTCGGGATACCTGAACGAATTCCTGCAGTTTTGGACGCCGCGGCCGGAGATCAGGAAGGTCTGGTTTAGCTTGTTCACTCCGCAAATCGGCGACAACTTGCCGGAGATGCTCACCCGATCCGAGCGAGAGCAGGCGATCACCGACCTGCTCCAGTTGCGCACGAAATTTCCCAAGCTGGATATGCGTAAGGGGTTGATCCAGCAGTTCGCAACTCCTCCGCATAGTCCGCAGGAGTGTGTTTTCGCACTGACCACCCACGTATTGTCGGCCGACCTCGAGACCAAGGTCACGCCGTGCCAGTACGGAGGAACGCCAGACTGTGCCTCTTGTGGCTGTGTGGCGTCGATGGGGCTTGCGGCCGTCGCCGCCCACCGGTTTGGCGGGTTCATTCCAGTGGGTCCCCTTTTTCGCACCTCCATCAAAATCGGTGGCTTCTGGGCGAAGCTCAATCGTCACCATCCGCCGCAACAGAACCCGCTCAGGGTTTTGCGGTAGCTGGCCAGGTTTGTGGATCGACTCTCGCCTTCCCGGCTGCTGATCGATCGGCCATGGTGGCCATCCCGACCCTCGAGACCAACTAGGCCGGATCGCCCCTCCGTGGCCGCGATCTCCGCGCATTCAACTTCGCGATGCTACGTTTGACATGCTACGTTTGACCGATTGAATTCACGGTATATCTGAAGTACCCTGCCAACACCACCGCACCGGTTCGAAAGGATGCATCGTGAAAAACGTGATCGTCTGTTCTCCCAAGAGTCTGCCTCGTGAGCAGCTTTTCGCCGCGGCCAAAACGGCCGTCGCCATCAACCCTCTGAACCACGCGCCGCTCGCGCGGCTCGCCAGCCTCATGCCCTCCTTTCGCCCCACGCGCGAACACCTCGCGGTCGTCACCACCAAATACTGGGGCCTCAAAGGAGTGAAGTTGACAGTCGGCTTCATGGACCACCCGCCGGCCGACCTGCGCAAGCGGATTCTGCTCCACATGAACGCCTGGGCCTCCTCCGCGAACGTAAAATTTGCCGAGACCAAAACTGATCCGCAGGTCCGGATCGCTCGTGAAGGAGGCAACGACGGTGGCTATTGGTCTTACGTCGGCACCGATATCACGCACATCCCGAAAAGCCAGCAAACGATGAACCTCGAGGCGTTCACCATGAATACCCCTGAATCCGAGTTCCATCGAGTGGTCCGCCACGAGACCGGCCACACCCTCGGCTTCCCACACGAACACATGCGCGCCGCCCTCGTCGCCAAGATCGATCCCGAGAAAGCCATCGAGTACTTCATGCGCACCCAGGGTTGGAGCGAAGATGAAGTCCGCGCCCAAGTGCTCACGCCCATTGAGGAGGGCACACTCATGGGTACCGTCGCCGACCCGCAATCCATCATGTGCTATCAGATCCCGGGCGAGATCACCAAGGACGGCAAACCCATCGTCGGGGGCCGCGATATCGACCGTCTCGACTTCTCCTTTGCCGCCAGCATCTATCCCAAGAAGACCGCCAAGCCCGCGCCCAAATCGGCGCCCATGGCCAAGAAGGCCAAGGCCGGGAAACGCTGAGCCGCGCCGCCGGAATTGGGGCCGGCGGTACGATGGAATGTGACCACCGAGATCATGGGCATCCTCAATGTGACGCCCGATTCATTCTCTGACGGGGGCCGCTTCAGCGATCTGGAGCGTGCCCTCGAACAGGCCTTCCGGCTGGCCGAAGAAGGCGCCTCCATCATTGACATCGGCGGCGAAAGCACGCGCCCCGGCGCCACGCCTGTTTGCCGGGAGGAGGAACTCCGCCGCGTTCTGCCGGTCATTGAGAGCCTCGCCGGGCGCGTCTCCGCCCGCCTCTCCATTGATACCTACAAGCCGGAGGTGGCTGAGGCATGCCTCCGCGCCGGTGCCTCGATGATCAATGACATCACCGGATTGCGCGATACCCGCATGGCCTCCGTCGCGGCTGCCCACGGTGCGGCCGTCGTCATCATGCACATGCGCGGCACGCCCGCGACCATGGCCCACGAGACCGCCTACTCCGATGTAGTCGCGGAAGTGAAGGAGTTCCTCGGCCGCCAGGCCGCCACCGCCCGCGCCATCGGCGTCGGCGAGATCATCCTCGATCCCGGCATCGGCTTCGCCAAAACCGCGGCCCAGAGCTTCGAACTGCTGCGCCGCCTGTCCGAGTTCTCCGATCTCGGTTATCCTTTGCTCATCGGCCCCTCGCGCAAGTCGTTTCTCTCCACACTGCCCGGCATGGAGAGCCCGGCCGACCGTCTCGAAGGCTCGCTCGCCGCCTCCGTCATCGGAGTCATGAACGGCGCGGCCATCGTCCGGGTTCACGATGTCCGCCAGTGCCGCCAAGCCCTCGCCGTGGCCGACGCAGTGAAAGGTTGATCATGGACAAAATCCTTCTAGTGGGTGTACATCTCACCGTGAACCTCGGCGTGCCCCACGAGGAACGTTCCATTCCGCAGGAGGTCATTCTGGATCTCGAAATGGAGTTCGATACGCGCCCCGCCGGCGAGTCCGACGACTTCAAACAGACCGTGGATTACGCCGCCGTGCACACCACCGTCCGCCGCGTCGCCACGGAACGCCATTACTCCTTGGTGGAATGCATGGCCGAACGCATCGCCGCCGCTGTGTTGCTGGAGTTCCCCGTCGCCGGCGTCCGCGTCCTGCTCAAAAAGCCCGCTGCTCTACGCGCCCGCAATGTCGATTACCCGGCCATCGAGATTCTCAGGCGGCGTCATGCCTGATGTCTACCTGGCCCTCGGCTCGAATCTGGGCGACAAACGGTCCAACCTCGTCGAGGCCATCCGCCGTATCGGCGCCTTCGCCACGGTGAAGTCGGTATCGTCGTTTCACGAGACCGATCCCGTCGGCTTCCTCGATCAGGATCGTTTTCTCAACGCCGCTGTGCGTGTTTCGACCGACCTCACTCCTCAGGATTTCCTTGCCCGCTTGCTGGCCGTCGAAGTTGCCATGGGCCGCGTCCGCACCATCCCCAACGGCCCCCGCACGCTCGATCTCGACATCCTTCTCTGGGATAGTCGGGTGATCGATGAGCCCGGCCTGGTCGTCCCGCATCCTCGGATGCACCAGCGCTTCTTCGTGCTCGACCCGCTCAGCGAAATTGCGCCGCAGGCCCTCCATCCCGTGCTCGGCCGCACCGTTGCCCAGTTGCGCGATAGCCTCCTCAACACTCTGCCGTGAGCCTTGCGGCTCTCTTCCGGCCCCCCTCCCCCACCACGCCTCGGCTTCTGGCAGAATTAATTGCGTCTGGGCTGATACACAACGTTGTCATAGTACGCACTATAATTCAGGGAACCGTGCGCTCATACATAGGCATATCCGACGTCGGCTGCGTCCGCAAGAACAACGAGGACTCTTATCTCGTCGACCCTGAACTCGGGCTCTATGCCGTCGCCGACGGCATGGGCGGAGCACAGGCCGGCGAGCTCGCCTCACAGATCGCCATACAAAGCCTGCGCGAGGCTGTGGCCGCCGCCCCCGTGCGCACGAACGACGCACTCATCCAGGCCTTCGAACACGCCAACACCACGGTGCTCGAAACCGCCGCGGCCGATCCTCGGCTGGAGGGCATGGGCACGACGATGATCTGCGCCCTGGAGACACCCAATGCCCTGTTGGTCGGTAGCGTCGGCGACAGCCGCGCCTGGCTCTATCAGGACGGCCGGCTCGCTCTCGTGTCCAACGACCAGACCTGGGTCAACGAAGTGGGCCGCCCCCTCGGCATCGCCGAGGAACGCCTCAAAGTGCACCCCATGCGCCATGTCCTCACCATGGCCGTCGGCGTCAGCCAGCTCCTCCGCGTTCAGGTCTATCCTCTCCACCCCCCCGTCGGCAGCATCCTGCTCCTCTCCAGCGACGGACTCCACGGACCCCTCGACGACGAAAACCTCGAAAAAATTATGTCGCAGCCGATATCTTTGGAGGCTCGCGCCCACTCATTTATCGAGGCAGCAAAGAAAGCCGGAGGTCCAGATAACATCACCGTGGTCCTCCTTGAGTTCTAGTCGATAAACTCCCTCTGCCTCTGGAGGGTTTCGTGCTCAACCTGTGCCTGTTCGCGGCACTGCTCGCGCCAACCGGCGCCTTGACGATCAATGTCCTTGAAGGTGCCGGCTCTGTCGTCGCCCGTGACTCGGTCAGTCCCCAGCGATTCCTTGTTCAGGTCAACGACGCCGCTGGCCACCCCGTTCCATCGGTCACCGTTATCTTCCGTCTGCCAGCCGAAGGTCCGTCCGGCGAATTCGCCAGCGGCATGAGGTCGGAATCCGTACTCACGGGTACCGATGGCAAGGCTTACGTCCGCGGTGTCCACTGGAATGCGACACCCGGGAAACTGGATATCCATGTCCTGATACCGGGCGAGAAGGCCGACTTGAAGATCCCCGCCGAAATATCGGCGTCAATGCCGACATCCCGGCACGTCACGCCAAAATCGCCAAAAAAATGGATCATTTTAGCCGCCGTTAGCGGTGCAACAATCGCTGGTTTAGCCGTCGCCGGCGGTCACAAGAACGCGTCCGCCGCCGCGCCTGCGACGGGCGTCTACGTGGCGCCTCCCAATGTGGGTCCGCCGGTGATCTCGATAGGGAAACCGTGATGCGTCATTTTCTTCTTTTCTTCACGCTGGCCACCTATGCCCAAACAACGCCCGTGGCTGGCATCTTTCACGATGGCCGAGGTGCTCTGCGGTCTCTTCAAGGGACCGAAGGCGCTTGGGTCGCCCCAATTCTGGTGCCCTCCGGCGTAGTCTCGGCCGGCTATTCAGGCAAGACGCTTTGGTACAAGACGGAATCCGAACTCCATGTCATTAGTGGCGAGGAGATCGTGGTGCCCGCACCGGCGGGCCCAGTGGTGGCCAAGTTTAATGAAACAGGCGATTTATCCGAGATCTACTTTGCCTCGGGCGAGCGGGCACGCTGGCTTGGCCGTGGTCTCGAGTTTGTCGAGAGCGTTGACGAAGTCCCATCGTTACCTGAGGACCTGGGGCCCGGGCGCCTGCTGATCCGGCGCGACGGAGTCCTCTATGCCTGGTCCCCCGGCTCCGCGCCGGTGCTTGTTCCTCTCGCGGAAATACCTTCGTTTCAGTTATTTAGTCGCGCTGACGAAGCGGAATTGCCCGTCGGTTCCGCATTCCTGATGCCGCCGTCGCCCGTCGGCGAGTCGTCCACGGCCCGTTTCCGTATTCGCAATCCGACGACAAACCCCATCACGATCAATCGTTTATCCATCGATCCGTCGCCCTTCAAGACCTTTGATCAGTTCTATCCCCCGGCACTGATTCCTTCTGGTGGCCACGCCGACTTTTCCGTCCGGTTCTCGCCAACAGAAGCTGGCGACGTTGCAAGTACACTATGGATCAATGACTTACAGGTAAAGCTCCAGGGCGGCACGGTCGCTGCCACCAGCGTGGAGATCCTGGACGATTCCGTCTGGAAACCTCTGGTTTCGCCTTTCGATCTCGGTACCGTGGAGCGAAGAACCACCCTGACACGCCGCCTCCGCATCACTCCGGATGCTCCGCCAACTCTTGCAGGCACGGGGTTTACGCTCGCCGTCTCGGATTCGGAGTGGCTCATCAGCGTCTATTCCGACACCGCTCGAACCCTCTCCGGGACCATTCAGGTGGCGAACCGGACCTTCAATCTGAAAGCGACGTTCACGGAATTCCCTCTGCCACGCCCGTCGATTCAACCCAGTTCCGGCACCCTGACTTCCGGATTGCAGCAGAAGATCGTCCTCCAGTTTGCTGAGCCGGCCAAGGCTACCGTGTTGGGATTATTGAAGTTAGTCTTCACCCCGCGCTCGTCATCTCTGGGCGACGACCCCGCCATTGCCTTCCTTCCGCGCATGGAACGCTCAGTCAACTTCCGTCTGAACGAGGGTTCGACCGTCGCCGAGTTCGGCGGATCCGATTTTGTCCTCCTCCAGACCGGCTCAACTGCGGGCACCATTGCACTTACGGTTGACTTGGGCGGCTTGGCGGAACACGCTTCTTATCGCATCGACCCGGCTCCCATCGCCATATCGGCGACAAAGGCAAGTACTTCCCACAGTTCCGCCGAAGTCCTGCTTACCGGGGTCGACAACACTCGCACGACGGACAAAATCGCTTTTACCTTTTTTCACAAGGACGGCCACACCGTCTTGCCCGGGCGCCAGGAAGTCGATGTATCTTCCTCATTTAAAAACTATTTCGAGACGTCGGCCACCGGCACGTTCCAGCTCCGCGCCACGTTCTCGGTCACCGGCGACCTGACCGCGCTGGGCGGAGTCGACGTGGAAATTACGAATTCGCAAGGAGTTACGAAGTCGGGACGACTGCCACTCAACTAGCTACACTGGCTAATGTGAAGTCCACAGCGCTGACCATCGCCGGATCCGACCCCAGCGGCGGGGCTGGTATTCAGGCGGATCTCAAGACTTTTCACCAGTTTGGCGTCTACGGCCAGGCCGCCATCACGCTGCTGACGGTCCAGAACACCCAAAACGTCTTCGATGTTCAGGTGCAAACGCCCGATCTCGTCGTGGCCCAGATTCGGGCCGTGCTCGACGACATGCCACCCAAGGCCGCGAAAACAGGGGCATTGGGCACTGCCGCGGTGGTCGGGGCAGTTGCTGAACTGGCCGGCAGTTTCGTGTTTCCCCTGGTCGTCGACCCCGTCATGATCAGCAAACACGGTGCCCCGTTGATGGCTGCCGAAGCTCAACCGGCCCTCTTCGAGTTGCTGAAACGGGCCACTCTGGTGATGCCCAATTTGCACGAAGCAGCTGCATTGACGGGGCTTACCGTCGAAACCCGAGACCAGATGGCGGAAGCCGCAAAGCGGATTTTTGGCCGCTGCGGCTGCGCTGTGCTGGTGAAGGGCGGCCACTTGGACGGCATCGCCCTCGACTTGCTTCTCCTCGATGAGTCAATGCTTTACGAGTATCCGGCGGAGAGGATCGACACCGTTCATACCCATGGAACGGGCTGCACTTATTCAGCGGCAGTGACTGCGTGTTTGGCGGTCGGATTGCCCCTGCCTCAGGCCGTGCGAGCAGCCAAGGAGTTCATTACAGAGGCAATCCGAACCAATCCCGGATTGGGCCATGGTCGCGGACCGGTCAACCACCACGCACGCAACCCCCTTTACAATGAATGAGTGGCATTTCTCCCCGTCGACGAGCAGTTGAATTACTTGCGGAAGGGCTTCGCGGAAATCATTCGTGAGGAAGACCTGAAGGAGCGCCTGACCCAGGCGGCCCTGGCCAATCGCCCGCTTCGTGTGAAGGCAGGCTTTGATCCCACAGCGCCGGACTTGCATTTGGGTCACACCGTTCTGCTCCGCAAGATGAAGCATTTTCAGGACTTAGGGCATACGGTAATCTTCCTGATCGGGGATGCAACGGGCTTGATCGGCGACCCCACGGGTCGCAACTCGCTGCGTCCGCCAATGACCAGGGAAGAGATCAATCGCAACGCAGATACCTATAAGGAGCAGGTGTTCCAGATCCTCGATCCGGAAAGGACCGAGGTCCGGTTCAACTACGACTGGATGGGCCGGATGGGTTTTGAGGATGTGATCCGGCTGACGTCGAAGTACACCGTGGCTCGTATTCTTGAGCGCGATGAATTCGCCAAACGGTACCGCGAGTCGGTGCCGATCTCATTGCACGAATTCCTGTATCCGCTGGTGCAAGGGTACGACTCGGTCGCGCTGGAGTGCGACGTCGAACTCGGCGGCACGGACCAGAAGTTTAACCTGTTGGTGGGCCGCGAGTTGCAGCGCGACTACGGCCAGGCGCCGCAGATTGTCGGCACGGTTCCGCTGCTGGAGGGGCTGGACGGCATCGACAAAATGTCGAAGTCGAAAGGCAACTATGTCGGCATCAAGGAACCGCCGGAGGTGATGGTCAAGAAGATGATGACCATCAGCGACAACCTGATGTGGCGGTACTGGGAACTGTTGACAGACGTATCTTTAGCGGAGATTTCGGCCCTGAAGTCGAGCGCGCGGAACCCGCGCGATATTAAACTGGACTTGGCTGAGCGGGTCGTCGGTGATTTCCATCCTGCCGCTGTAGCCAAGGCTGCGCGCGAGCAGTGGTTGCACGACGTGAGCCAAGGCCAGACGCCAGACGATTTGCCTCTCGCGGATGCTTCGGATCCGCGTCTGAAACAATGCCTTCTGCAGACCGGGCTCGCGTCTTCGAGTTCGGAGGCCGATCGTCTGATCAAGGCCGGGGCCGTGGCTTCAAACGGCGAAGTCATTAAGATTCCGTCGCACCGGTTCGAGCCCGGCGAGTATACTCTGAGGGCCGGTAAGAAGTGGGCGCGTGTGAAGGTCTGATTCCTTATGCTGCTGGCTCGCGACACGATGGGCCTGAGTCTGGATGCGCTGCGCTCGCACCGCCTGCGCAGCGCCCTGACTGTGCTCGGGTTGACCATGGGTGTCGCGACCCTCATCACCGTCGTCACCATCGTTCAGGGCGCGAACGTCTACGTCGAGACCAAGATCGCCAACCTGGGCGCTGATGTTTTCCAGATGGCGCGCACACCGTTTGCCGTGACCGACTATGAGATCGTTCTGAAAGCCCTGCGCTACAAGAAGATCCACATGGAAGATTACGACTACGTGCGGAGCGCGTGTCCTGACTGTAAGGTGATGGGTGCTTCGGGCTCCGTTCAGACACGAGCGAACTACCGTACGGAAGAGCTCACCGACGTGAACATGAACGGCCAGACGGCGTCGATGGCCGAGATTGAAGCGCGCACCATCGAGATGGGGCGCTACTTCACTGAGATTGAAGATCAGCGCGCGGTGCGTGTGGCCGTGATTGGCGCGACGATCCGTGACAAATTCTTCCCCGAGCAGGATCCGGTGGGCCGGGTCTTCCGGTTGGGCAGCGAAGAGTTCACGGTGGTTGGACTGTATGAGCGCGGCGGCAGCGTGTTGGGGCAGGACTCCGACAACTTCGTGGTGATCCCTCTGAATACGTTTCTGCAGTTGAAGGGCTCGCGGTATTCGCTGACCATCAACGTGAAAGTACCGAACGACCCGAAGGGCTTTGAACGAGCGCAGGACCAGGCGCGGCTGGCGCTGCGGGCCCGGCGGCACATTCGTCCCACCCAGGACGAAGACTTCTTCATCGGAACGAAGGACAGCTACATCCAGTTGTG is a window from the uncultured Paludibaculum sp. genome containing:
- the folK gene encoding 2-amino-4-hydroxy-6-hydroxymethyldihydropteridine diphosphokinase is translated as MPDVYLALGSNLGDKRSNLVEAIRRIGAFATVKSVSSFHETDPVGFLDQDRFLNAAVRVSTDLTPQDFLARLLAVEVAMGRVRTIPNGPRTLDLDILLWDSRVIDEPGLVVPHPRMHQRFFVLDPLSEIAPQALHPVLGRTVAQLRDSLLNTLP
- a CDS encoding M12 family metallopeptidase, which gives rise to MKNVIVCSPKSLPREQLFAAAKTAVAINPLNHAPLARLASLMPSFRPTREHLAVVTTKYWGLKGVKLTVGFMDHPPADLRKRILLHMNAWASSANVKFAETKTDPQVRIAREGGNDGGYWSYVGTDITHIPKSQQTMNLEAFTMNTPESEFHRVVRHETGHTLGFPHEHMRAALVAKIDPEKAIEYFMRTQGWSEDEVRAQVLTPIEEGTLMGTVADPQSIMCYQIPGEITKDGKPIVGGRDIDRLDFSFAASIYPKKTAKPAPKSAPMAKKAKAGKR
- a CDS encoding ABC transporter permease — its product is MLLARDTMGLSLDALRSHRLRSALTVLGLTMGVATLITVVTIVQGANVYVETKIANLGADVFQMARTPFAVTDYEIVLKALRYKKIHMEDYDYVRSACPDCKVMGASGSVQTRANYRTEELTDVNMNGQTASMAEIEARTIEMGRYFTEIEDQRAVRVAVIGATIRDKFFPEQDPVGRVFRLGSEEFTVVGLYERGGSVLGQDSDNFVVIPLNTFLQLKGSRYSLTINVKVPNDPKGFERAQDQARLALRARRHIRPTQDEDFFIGTKDSYIQLWQQISGAFFAVFILVSSISAVVGGIVIMNVMLVSVTERTKEIGIRRAMGATGRDILKQFLTESVLQCMVGGFFGISLGFLCAEMLNRFTSFPASVQGGVAVLGMVLSSAIGLFFGIYPASRAARLDPVEALRAE
- the tyrS gene encoding tyrosine--tRNA ligase, with protein sequence MAFLPVDEQLNYLRKGFAEIIREEDLKERLTQAALANRPLRVKAGFDPTAPDLHLGHTVLLRKMKHFQDLGHTVIFLIGDATGLIGDPTGRNSLRPPMTREEINRNADTYKEQVFQILDPERTEVRFNYDWMGRMGFEDVIRLTSKYTVARILERDEFAKRYRESVPISLHEFLYPLVQGYDSVALECDVELGGTDQKFNLLVGRELQRDYGQAPQIVGTVPLLEGLDGIDKMSKSKGNYVGIKEPPEVMVKKMMTISDNLMWRYWELLTDVSLAEISALKSSARNPRDIKLDLAERVVGDFHPAAVAKAAREQWLHDVSQGQTPDDLPLADASDPRLKQCLLQTGLASSSSEADRLIKAGAVASNGEVIKIPSHRFEPGEYTLRAGKKWARVKV
- the thiD gene encoding bifunctional hydroxymethylpyrimidine kinase/phosphomethylpyrimidine kinase, producing the protein MKSTALTIAGSDPSGGAGIQADLKTFHQFGVYGQAAITLLTVQNTQNVFDVQVQTPDLVVAQIRAVLDDMPPKAAKTGALGTAAVVGAVAELAGSFVFPLVVDPVMISKHGAPLMAAEAQPALFELLKRATLVMPNLHEAAALTGLTVETRDQMAEAAKRIFGRCGCAVLVKGGHLDGIALDLLLLDESMLYEYPAERIDTVHTHGTGCTYSAAVTACLAVGLPLPQAVRAAKEFITEAIRTNPGLGHGRGPVNHHARNPLYNE
- a CDS encoding protein phosphatase 2C domain-containing protein, which produces MRSYIGISDVGCVRKNNEDSYLVDPELGLYAVADGMGGAQAGELASQIAIQSLREAVAAAPVRTNDALIQAFEHANTTVLETAAADPRLEGMGTTMICALETPNALLVGSVGDSRAWLYQDGRLALVSNDQTWVNEVGRPLGIAEERLKVHPMRHVLTMAVGVSQLLRVQVYPLHPPVGSILLLSSDGLHGPLDDENLEKIMSQPISLEARAHSFIEAAKKAGGPDNITVVLLEF
- a CDS encoding radical SAM protein; translation: MKVSEVIRAWGKILKGVPPSLSIEITKECPLRCPGCYAYDEGHLGGGVTLRSLRDRKGQALVDGVIEVVDRLKPLHLSLVGGDPLVRYREVEAMVPLLLARGIHVQVVTSAFRPLPAAWGALDHMTVVVSIDGLQPDHDIRRAPATYERILKNIAGQQVTIHSTVTGQMMKRSGYLNEFLQFWTPRPEIRKVWFSLFTPQIGDNLPEMLTRSEREQAITDLLQLRTKFPKLDMRKGLIQQFATPPHSPQECVFALTTHVLSADLETKVTPCQYGGTPDCASCGCVASMGLAAVAAHRFGGFIPVGPLFRTSIKIGGFWAKLNRHHPPQQNPLRVLR
- the folB gene encoding dihydroneopterin aldolase, which translates into the protein MDKILLVGVHLTVNLGVPHEERSIPQEVILDLEMEFDTRPAGESDDFKQTVDYAAVHTTVRRVATERHYSLVECMAERIAAAVLLEFPVAGVRVLLKKPAALRARNVDYPAIEILRRRHA
- the folP gene encoding dihydropteroate synthase — its product is MTTEIMGILNVTPDSFSDGGRFSDLERALEQAFRLAEEGASIIDIGGESTRPGATPVCREEELRRVLPVIESLAGRVSARLSIDTYKPEVAEACLRAGASMINDITGLRDTRMASVAAAHGAAVVIMHMRGTPATMAHETAYSDVVAEVKEFLGRQAATARAIGVGEIILDPGIGFAKTAAQSFELLRRLSEFSDLGYPLLIGPSRKSFLSTLPGMESPADRLEGSLAASVIGVMNGAAIVRVHDVRQCRQALAVADAVKG